AGAACTCGTTGCCCAGGTCGTAGTGGTGGGCGATCGCGGCCCGGTCGCGTCCAGGGGTGTGGGCGCGTCCGGCGAGCCCGGCCTCCTCGGCCGGTGGCTTCGGTGGGAGGCCGAAGGCGCCCAGCCGTACGCCGAGCGACAGCAGCGCCGGCAGCGCCCCGGGGTTGCGGACCCCGTTGCGCCGGATCGTCCGGACGTGGTCGAGGCACTCGCGCAAGGCCTGCCGGAAGTCGCCCTCGACATCGATTCCGCCGGTGACATAGGCACGGGCGAGCCCCATCTCGCCGGGACTGCGCAGCAGATGCCGGACGGCCCTGGGACTGCGCAGCACCAGCACGGGGCCGTCCTGCGGGCCCGCGCTGCTGCCGTCCCAGACGCGCAGACCCACCGGGAGGTCGGTGCCGAACAGTGTGCGGGACATCGCGGCGACGCGTCCCGCGATGCCTTTCGTCGTGGTCTCCCGCAGTACGGGAGTGGCTCCTGCTTCCGTCACGGCTCTCCTCGGGACGTTGGCCGAACACCGCCCAATAAAAGGGATGTTGGGGATGTTAGGGATGTGTCCGTAACGGGAGCACGAGTTGTGCCGTAGTGCCCTCAGGACTGGAGAACACTGGATTACTCTGGACGCCGCGCCCGCCCGAGCGAACCGGGCGACTGGAGACGCCTGGTGTCCGAAGAACCGCCTCGTACGAACGCCTCACGTGGGTCCCCTTCACGCCAGGATCTGGCGATGGCTCTGTGGAGCGCGATCCGCCGCTCCGAGCAACGGCAGCGCCGCGACCTCGACCGCACAGTGCTGGCGCGGCGGGTCGGTATCTCGCCGAGCAGCCTGTACGCCTACCTCAAGGGACGGACACTGCTCCGGTCCACGACGCTCGACAGGTTGCTGGACGAACTGCAGGCCTCGCCGGGAGAGAGACGTGAACTCGCCTCGCTGCGGGAGGCGGTGGAGCTGACCGACCAGCGGGACCGCGTCACCGACAGTCCCCCGTCCGGGCTCCCCACGCCCCGGCAACTCCCGCCCGTGACACGTGGCTTCGCCGGGCGGGCCGCCGAACTCCGCACGCTGGACGCCTCGCTCACGGAGGGGGACCCCGGCACGCCGTTCATCGTCGTGATCTACGGAACGGCCGGCGTCGGGAAGACCACCCTGGCGCTGTACTGGGCGCATCGGCTCAAGGACCGCTACCCGGACGGTCAACTCCACGTGAATCTGCGCGGGTTCGACGCCGATCAGACCCCTGATCCCGGACAGGCGCTCGACGGCCTGCTGCGAGCGCTGGGCGCGGCACCCGAGTCCGTCCCCTGCGAGGTGGACGCCAAGGCGGCGCTGTTCCGCAGCTTCCTCGTCGGCCGGCGGATGCTCCTCGTCCTCGACAACGCGCGGTCGGCGGAGTTCGTCCGGCCGCTGCTGCCCGCCGCCGACGACACCCTGGTGATAGTCACCAGCAGGAACCGGATGGACGGGCTGGCCGTACGGGAGGGAGCCCACCGGCTCGGACTGGGGGTTCTCCCCTACAGGGACGCGCTGGCCCTGCTGGAACGGCGGCTCGGTGCGCCCCGGCTGGCCGCCGAGGCCTCGGCGGCCGACGAGCTGGTCGAGCTGTGTGCCCGGCTGCCGCTCGCGCTCAGTGTCTCGGCGACCAAGGTGGGGGCGTCGCTGGAGACGTTCGTCCGCCGGACCCGCGAGGTCCACGACCGGCTGGACGCCCTCGGCTCGCAGGAGCGGGACCTGGATCTGCGCACGCTGTTCCAGACGTCCTACGCCCTGCTGCCCGAACCCGCGGCCCGGCTGTTCCGTCTGCTCGGTCTGCACGCGGGGCCCGACATCGACGAGTACGCCTGCGCCGCCCTGCTGGACGACGACATCCCGGCCGCACGCGCGGCGTTGAGCGTGCTGGTCTCGGGGAACCTCGTCGGTGAACTGTCCAGCACCCGGTTCGGGTCACACGATCTGCTCCGGGCCTTCGCACGGAGCCTCGCCGACCACATCCCGCCGGACGAGCGGACGGCGGCGATCTCACGCATGCTGGACCACTACCTCGGCACGGTCGTCCACGCGGGCCGGCACATCCAGGTGTGCCGTACCGAGGACCTGCCCTGGGCTCCGCCGCCGCGCCGGCTGCCTCCTCTCGGGGACTACGACGAGGCGATGGGCTGGCTCACGGCCGCTCTTCCCACACTCGGCGCGACGGTCGCCCAGGCCGTGGCCGAGGGGTTCGACTCGCACGCCTGGCGCCTGGCCTGGGCCGCGGCCGTGTTCCTCCGCCGGACCGGCCGGCGCGCGGACCGCGTTCTCATCCAGCACGCCGGTCTGACCGCGGCCCTCCGGTCGGGTTCTCCCGCGGTCGTGGCGACCTCGCGGCGACTCCTGGCCGACGCCCTGACCCGCATGGGACAGATCCCCCGGGCCCTGTCCCTGCTGCACGCCTCCCTCACGACGTGCGCGGAACTCGACGACATCCGCGGGGTCTTCCAGGCCCGTCTCTCGCTGATCCGCGCCCATGAGGCGGCGGGGGCCCCGGCCACGGCACTTCGGCATGCCGAAGCCGCCTACGGTCTGACCGCCTCGCTGGGCGACAGCCTGGCCCGCGCGGACGCCCTGACCTGCCTGGCGAAGCAGGAACATCACCTGGGCAGGCACGCGGAAAGCCTCCGCCACGCGCGACGCGCCCTGCGCCTGTACGTACGGATCGGCTATGCCGAGGGCGAGGCCGACATCCGGCGGACCATCGGCCGGGCGGAACAACGGCTGGGTCGTCCCGAGGAGGCGGTGGCCCACTACGAACGCTCTCTGGAACTGGACCGTCTCCTGGGCGACCGGTTCTGGGAGGCCCACAAACTCCAGGACCTCGCCGGGGGCCTCGAAGCCGCCGGTGACGCCGGTGCCGCCCGTCTGCACCGTGAGGAGGCGTGGGCGGCTTTCGTCGCCCTCCGCCACCCCACCGCCGACCTCATCCGTGCCGAACTCGACGGCGCCGGCCCGGACGGCCCCGGGTCCGTCGCGCCGGCTCAGGACAGGTCCTGAACCAGCAGGCCCAGGACCTGTTCGGCCACGGTCGCCCAGGTCCGCTCGGCCTCGGCGGCACGGCGCATACGGTCCGCCGTGGCGAACGCCGCGGCCGGGTCGCGCAGCACCGCGGCGATCTGGTGGCCCCACCGCATCACGTCGTCGGTGTCGTGCAGGGTCACGGGGACCACCGCGCGCGCGGCCTCGGCCGGGGGAAGGATCTCCCTCAGCAGCATGCCGAGCCCGCTCCTGCCGCTGACCAGAACGGGAGTGCCGGCCACGACCGCCTCCAGGCCCACCAGCCCGAACCCCTCCGCCCGGGACGGCATGAGCGCGAGTGTGGCCCGTGCCAGGTCCTGGTCCAGCCGTTCGGACTCGGCGCAGAAGGGCCGGACGGTGACGCCGAGCGCGGGATCGGCCGCCCAGCCGACGACGGCGTCGCGCAGCGCGTCGCAGCCCGCGGGAGAGGCGCCCCGCACGAGCAGTTCGACTTCGGGTTCGGCGTCCCCCCTAAGGCGCAGCGCGTGTGCCAGAGCACGCGCGCCGAGGTCGACGCCCTTGATCTGCCAGTCCTCCATCCTGCCCATGAGCAGCACCTGAAGCGGGCCGCCCGGGGTGGGGCGCCGCGTCGGACGTCCCGCACGGTCGAACCCGGGATCGAGACGCAGCGGTTCGGCGCTGCCGGGAAACACCGACAGGTCCCGCTGGAGCCGCTGGTGCAGCCGGGGCCCGACGGCGGCGGCCCAGGTGGCGCCCCGCGCCAGGTCCAGTTCCAGCCGGGTGCGTGTGTCGGCGCGAAGCCCGGCGTCGTCGTCCCGGCCGGGACGCCAGTGCTCCAGCTCGTCCGGCGCCACGTGGACCAGGTGAAGGAGCCTGGCGGACGGGTAGTGGTCCTCCACGCAGCAGCGCGCCGAGGGGCCGGTGATGCGGCCGTGGCCGATCACCAGCTGCGGCACGGTGCCGTGCGGCAGCGGGGGCCTGCGGAGCAGACCGGTCTTCGGGTCGTGGCCCGGGACGGCGGCGGCGACAGCCAGCCGTACCCCCGCGGCGGCGGCCTCCTGCTTCTCGGCGTCCGTCGCCTCGGTGAGGACGCAGTGGACATCGGCTCCGGCACGGGCCAGAGCGAGACACAGGTCGCGGCTGAGCGTGCTCAGCCCTCCTGCGCCGGAGTGCCATTCGGTGGCGTGGACAAGGACAGTGGGTGCGTTCTTCTCGGTCGGCATGAGTGGTATCCGAGCAAGCCGCCGGCCGTCCGGCATCCGCCTTCCGGGGCTCCCGCCACCCGGATGGGCAAGCGCACGACGCGCCACCTGCGGACGTGCTTTGCTGGCCTTCCGGAAAGTCTTCCGGGCCGGAAGCCCGACAGCACCGTGACCCGACAGCACCGTGAGGAGACGGCCGACCGGATGGCGGACCACAAGCAGAAGCTCTTCCAGCAGAGGATCAGGGAGGCCGTCGCGGAGCTCGGCGGTTACGCCTCGGCCGGGAGGAAGGGCGTGGTCTCCAGGAGTACCTGGAGCGACGTGGCCCACGGCAAGTCCCTGCCGAACGCCGCGCCCACCTGGCAGAACATGCTCGACGTCCTGAGGACACTGCCCGCGCGACGGTTCCACGACGTCGGCTGGGACAGGCTGTACGAGGAAGCCTGTCGGGAGGCGGGCAAGGAACTCCCGGACGTGAAGCCGCTGCCGGTTCCCGCCGGCCCGGCGGCGACCAGGACTCCCGCCCGGCTGCACCTCGACCGGGGGCTCGCCTCCGTCCAGGTGTTCGCGCTCCCCCGGATCTCACGGCTGGAGATCGTCTCCGGGAGACTGGCGGAGAGCGACGGCCGTCCCCTGCTCCTGATCGGGGAGGGCGGCCTCGGCAAGAGTGTCCTCCTCGCGGAGCTGGCCGGGCATCTGGGCGACACCGTGTCCGGCGCGGTCGTTCTCGTGCCCTGTGCCCGGATCCCGTCCCATGCCGACCTGACGTCGGCTCAGGCCGCCGACGCCGAGCTCGCGACGGCCGCCGGGCTGCCCGAGGCGAGCCTGGGCACGTTCGTGAGACGACTGCGTGACGCCTACGGCGAGGTCCACGTTCTCGTCGACACTCTCGACGCGGTGCTGACCGAGGACAGCGCCGCCGCGCTCACGGACACGCTCGAGGAGGTCGCCGAGCACTCCCGGCTGATCGTCACCTGCCGGACCCGCGAGTACGACGACCTGATCTACGACCCGCTGCGGGGTGCCCGGTTCGGCGACCGGAGCTGCGACTCGGTCAAGCTGCCCGTCCT
This genomic interval from Streptomyces sp. B21-083 contains the following:
- a CDS encoding glycosyltransferase family 4 protein is translated as MPTEKNAPTVLVHATEWHSGAGGLSTLSRDLCLALARAGADVHCVLTEATDAEKQEAAAAGVRLAVAAAVPGHDPKTGLLRRPPLPHGTVPQLVIGHGRITGPSARCCVEDHYPSARLLHLVHVAPDELEHWRPGRDDDAGLRADTRTRLELDLARGATWAAAVGPRLHQRLQRDLSVFPGSAEPLRLDPGFDRAGRPTRRPTPGGPLQVLLMGRMEDWQIKGVDLGARALAHALRLRGDAEPEVELLVRGASPAGCDALRDAVVGWAADPALGVTVRPFCAESERLDQDLARATLALMPSRAEGFGLVGLEAVVAGTPVLVSGRSGLGMLLREILPPAEAARAVVPVTLHDTDDVMRWGHQIAAVLRDPAAAFATADRMRRAAEAERTWATVAEQVLGLLVQDLS
- a CDS encoding ATP-binding protein yields the protein MALWSAIRRSEQRQRRDLDRTVLARRVGISPSSLYAYLKGRTLLRSTTLDRLLDELQASPGERRELASLREAVELTDQRDRVTDSPPSGLPTPRQLPPVTRGFAGRAAELRTLDASLTEGDPGTPFIVVIYGTAGVGKTTLALYWAHRLKDRYPDGQLHVNLRGFDADQTPDPGQALDGLLRALGAAPESVPCEVDAKAALFRSFLVGRRMLLVLDNARSAEFVRPLLPAADDTLVIVTSRNRMDGLAVREGAHRLGLGVLPYRDALALLERRLGAPRLAAEASAADELVELCARLPLALSVSATKVGASLETFVRRTREVHDRLDALGSQERDLDLRTLFQTSYALLPEPAARLFRLLGLHAGPDIDEYACAALLDDDIPAARAALSVLVSGNLVGELSSTRFGSHDLLRAFARSLADHIPPDERTAAISRMLDHYLGTVVHAGRHIQVCRTEDLPWAPPPRRLPPLGDYDEAMGWLTAALPTLGATVAQAVAEGFDSHAWRLAWAAAVFLRRTGRRADRVLIQHAGLTAALRSGSPAVVATSRRLLADALTRMGQIPRALSLLHASLTTCAELDDIRGVFQARLSLIRAHEAAGAPATALRHAEAAYGLTASLGDSLARADALTCLAKQEHHLGRHAESLRHARRALRLYVRIGYAEGEADIRRTIGRAEQRLGRPEEAVAHYERSLELDRLLGDRFWEAHKLQDLAGGLEAAGDAGAARLHREEAWAAFVALRHPTADLIRAELDGAGPDGPGSVAPAQDRS